One segment of bacterium DNA contains the following:
- a CDS encoding TlpA family protein disulfide reductase, giving the protein MSPRSAFPAAPELAVTRWFNTAANPTLADLLGEVVVIEAFQMLCPGCVSHGLPQAKRIQHAFGDDVTLLGLHCVFEHHEAMTPVSLEAFLYEYRLTFPVGVDAHDPGSALPITMSRFQLRGTPSLVAIDRAGRVRLNAFGQVDDLIVGATLARLIDEPRPVAADECEPDTGNA; this is encoded by the coding sequence GTGAGCCCGCGATCGGCGTTTCCCGCCGCGCCCGAGTTGGCGGTTACCCGCTGGTTCAATACCGCCGCCAATCCGACCCTGGCCGACCTGCTGGGCGAGGTCGTGGTCATCGAGGCGTTCCAGATGCTCTGTCCGGGTTGTGTCTCCCACGGACTGCCACAGGCCAAGCGTATCCAGCACGCCTTCGGCGACGATGTCACCCTCCTCGGGCTCCACTGCGTGTTCGAGCATCACGAGGCCATGACGCCGGTCTCTCTCGAGGCGTTCCTCTACGAGTACCGCCTCACCTTCCCGGTCGGTGTCGATGCCCACGATCCCGGGTCGGCTCTGCCCATCACGATGAGCCGGTTCCAGCTGCGGGGAACCCCGAGCCTGGTTGCCATCGACCGGGCCGGACGCGTCCGTCTCAACGCGTTCGGCCAGGTAGACGACCTCATCGTCGGCGCGACCCTCGCCCGTCTCATCGACGAGCCCCGGCCAGTAGCGGCGGACGAATGCGAGCCCGACACGGGAAACGCGTAG
- the pheA gene encoding prephenate dehydratase: MIQTSGTSSRSLGFLGPAGTFTEEALVTRKYLAAMRRQPFNSMLQVLKSVESGVVDVGFVPIENMIEGAVTSSIDTLAFGTGLLIQDEVIMDVSLALMALPGTELRNVNYILSYPLASAQCSRFITRRLPGAVMVAANSTAGAARDLVARGDTDTVVIAPQRAAEVYGLEVLEAGIEDRSGNQTRFLLVGRDTVPAPTGRDKTSLVVYQRADAPGSLVGILGEFVARSINITSLQSRPTKASLGSYCFLIDCEGHVMDEKLGDALRNLQMRAASVKFLGSYPADSVSPVDGPANPALREDVDASYVDDEGYLVLAGVPDQTSRDEADAWLAEVRSKVV; encoded by the coding sequence GTGATTCAAACATCTGGCACGAGTTCACGCTCCCTCGGCTTCCTCGGACCCGCCGGCACTTTCACCGAGGAGGCGCTGGTCACCCGGAAGTACCTGGCCGCCATGCGCCGGCAACCGTTCAACTCGATGCTGCAAGTCCTGAAGTCCGTGGAGTCCGGCGTGGTGGATGTCGGGTTCGTCCCGATCGAGAACATGATCGAGGGGGCCGTCACCTCCAGCATCGACACCCTGGCCTTCGGAACCGGCCTGTTGATCCAGGACGAGGTGATAATGGATGTCAGCCTCGCGCTGATGGCGCTTCCCGGCACAGAACTGCGGAATGTCAATTACATCCTCTCCTACCCCCTCGCCTCGGCACAGTGCAGCCGGTTCATCACACGGCGATTACCCGGCGCGGTAATGGTGGCGGCCAACTCGACGGCCGGCGCGGCCCGTGACCTGGTCGCCCGGGGGGACACGGACACGGTGGTGATCGCTCCCCAGAGAGCCGCCGAGGTCTACGGCTTGGAGGTTCTCGAGGCGGGTATAGAGGATCGGTCCGGCAACCAGACGCGCTTCCTGCTGGTGGGCCGCGACACCGTCCCCGCGCCGACCGGCCGGGACAAGACCAGCCTGGTCGTGTATCAGCGCGCCGACGCACCGGGGTCGCTGGTGGGGATCCTGGGCGAATTCGTGGCCCGGTCAATCAACATCACCAGCCTGCAGAGCCGTCCCACCAAGGCCAGCCTCGGGAGCTACTGCTTCCTCATCGACTGCGAGGGTCACGTAATGGACGAGAAGCTGGGCGATGCGCTACGCAACCTCCAGATGAGGGCGGCCAGCGTCAAGTTCCTCGGCTCCTACCCGGCGGACTCGGTCAGCCCGGTCGACGGTCCGGCCAACCCAGCATTGCGCGAGGACGTGGATGCCTCCTACGTGGACGATGAGGGTTACCTGGTCCTGGCGGGCGTGCCCGACCAGACGAGCCGCGACGAGGCCGATGCGTGGCTGGCCGAAGTGCGCTCCAAAGTAGTCTGA